Proteins encoded by one window of Blautia luti:
- a CDS encoding glycosyltransferase family 2 protein — MAKILWSVDEKKYNDKNAHTLILTGWAASTEKKPCSFILQGNGNVNENISIPEPFRFDRADVAGNFPELAGITDAGFTVEIPQVLDLAGEYGNLEFFVTDGEEQEKIWGASAEEIRNFCADCLMEYRIDREQILGKSTLMVDGWVLDQRGTDEVLVEDKNGIPVKCTITRGRRPDVEEERKIQAEGNREIGFSISVDLQETGNRDLYIRFQGPETQKTYVVDVRRLKAEKSVLRQRMNLLAWENKDKNLEYIREKGLGEFVRYVGTYQPEGVSQDYEEWLKDHAAGKKELKRQKAAVFSSSPLISIVIPLYNTPLEYLKEVIDSVIAQTYSNWQLCLADGSEGDEIRELLRKKYKKEIRISYKKLTENKGISENTNAAIKQAMGDYIMLCDHDDVVAPDALFHIVKAITEQKADVIYTDEDKVSMDGKHYFEPNFKPDFNLFRLRENNYICHIFVVKREILEQTGTFRSEYDGAQDFDLILRCCEKAECIVHVPRVLYHWRSHMNSTAANPESKRYAFEAGKRAVEAHYERMGIPAEVELTDRPGWYRSHVKIEGEPMISIIIPNKDHMEDLELCVSSIEERSTWKNYEILVVENNSEKKETFGYYEELQNRYDNVRVLTWKKEFNYSSINNFAVKEARGQYLLFLNNDVEVITHSWMEEMLQICQQEGVGAVGAKLYYPDDTIQHAGVVMGLGGIAGHIMCKAPREEIGYMGRMVCVQEISAVTAACMMVKTSVFKKAGGFDEELRVAFNDIDLCMQIRHIGEKIVFTPYAELYHYESKSRGLEDTPEKQLRFSKEVKCFRRKWDRELLKGDPYYSPNLSLKEGDCSLRKEERNGEYHA, encoded by the coding sequence ATGGCGAAAATACTTTGGAGTGTGGATGAAAAGAAATATAACGATAAAAATGCACATACTCTGATCCTTACAGGCTGGGCTGCAAGCACAGAGAAGAAACCATGCAGCTTTATCCTGCAGGGGAATGGAAATGTAAATGAAAATATTTCCATTCCTGAGCCTTTCCGTTTCGACAGAGCAGACGTGGCCGGAAATTTCCCGGAACTTGCAGGGATCACAGATGCAGGCTTCACTGTGGAGATCCCCCAGGTGCTGGATCTGGCAGGAGAATACGGAAATCTGGAGTTTTTTGTAACAGACGGAGAAGAACAGGAGAAGATCTGGGGGGCATCTGCGGAAGAAATAAGAAATTTCTGCGCAGACTGCCTGATGGAATACCGGATCGACCGGGAACAGATCCTGGGCAAATCTACACTGATGGTGGATGGCTGGGTGCTGGATCAGAGAGGTACAGATGAGGTACTGGTAGAGGATAAGAATGGTATCCCTGTGAAATGTACCATTACCAGAGGCCGCAGGCCGGACGTGGAAGAAGAACGTAAGATCCAGGCAGAAGGAAACCGTGAGATCGGTTTTTCCATTTCCGTGGATCTGCAGGAAACAGGGAACCGTGACCTGTACATCCGTTTCCAGGGACCGGAGACACAGAAGACGTATGTGGTGGATGTCCGCAGGCTGAAAGCTGAGAAATCTGTGTTACGCCAGAGAATGAATCTGCTGGCCTGGGAGAATAAAGATAAGAATCTGGAATATATCAGGGAAAAAGGCCTGGGAGAGTTTGTCCGTTATGTGGGAACCTATCAGCCGGAAGGTGTTTCCCAGGACTATGAAGAATGGCTGAAGGATCATGCAGCAGGAAAGAAAGAACTGAAAAGACAGAAAGCGGCAGTATTTTCCAGCAGTCCTCTCATCAGTATCGTGATCCCTCTGTATAACACGCCACTGGAATATCTGAAAGAAGTGATCGATTCTGTGATCGCCCAGACTTACAGTAACTGGCAGCTCTGTCTGGCAGACGGCAGTGAGGGCGATGAGATCAGGGAACTCCTGAGAAAGAAATATAAAAAGGAAATCCGAATTTCTTATAAAAAACTCACGGAAAACAAAGGGATTTCAGAGAATACCAATGCAGCCATCAAGCAGGCGATGGGGGATTATATCATGCTCTGCGACCACGATGATGTGGTGGCACCGGATGCTTTGTTTCATATTGTGAAGGCCATCACCGAGCAGAAAGCAGATGTGATCTACACAGATGAAGATAAAGTCAGCATGGACGGAAAGCATTATTTCGAACCTAATTTCAAACCGGATTTCAATCTGTTCAGATTAAGGGAGAACAATTACATCTGCCATATCTTCGTAGTGAAAAGGGAAATCCTGGAGCAGACAGGAACCTTCCGCTCAGAGTATGACGGAGCCCAGGACTTTGACCTGATCCTGCGTTGCTGTGAGAAGGCAGAATGCATCGTTCATGTGCCGAGAGTTCTTTATCACTGGAGAAGCCATATGAATTCCACAGCTGCCAACCCGGAGAGCAAGCGCTATGCATTTGAGGCAGGGAAAAGAGCAGTGGAAGCCCATTATGAAAGAATGGGAATCCCAGCTGAAGTGGAACTGACAGACCGTCCCGGATGGTACAGAAGTCACGTGAAGATAGAGGGAGAGCCTATGATCTCCATCATTATTCCCAATAAAGACCATATGGAAGACCTGGAACTGTGTGTTTCTTCCATCGAAGAAAGATCCACCTGGAAGAATTATGAAATCCTGGTTGTGGAGAATAACAGCGAAAAGAAAGAAACATTTGGATATTATGAGGAACTTCAGAACCGTTATGACAACGTAAGAGTCCTTACCTGGAAAAAAGAATTCAACTATTCTTCCATCAATAATTTCGCAGTAAAAGAGGCAAGAGGCCAATACCTTCTGTTTCTGAACAATGACGTGGAGGTCATCACCCACTCCTGGATGGAGGAAATGCTTCAGATCTGTCAGCAGGAAGGTGTGGGAGCTGTAGGAGCCAAGCTTTATTATCCGGATGACACCATCCAGCATGCAGGTGTGGTCATGGGCCTTGGCGGGATCGCAGGGCATATCATGTGCAAGGCACCGCGGGAAGAGATCGGTTATATGGGGCGTATGGTATGCGTCCAGGAGATCAGTGCAGTCACTGCGGCATGCATGATGGTAAAGACTTCTGTATTTAAGAAAGCAGGGGGCTTTGATGAAGAGCTGAGAGTAGCGTTCAATGATATCGACCTCTGCATGCAGATCAGGCATATAGGAGAGAAGATCGTCTTTACGCCATATGCAGAACTGTATCATTATGAGTCCAAATCCAGAGGACTGGAAGATACACCGGAGAAGCAGCTTCGTTTCTCGAAAGAAGTGAAGTGCTTCCGCAGAAAATGGGACAGAGAGCTGCTGAAGGGAGATCCTTATTACAGCCCGAACCTGTCACTGAAAGAAGGAGACTGCTCCTTGCGAAAAGAAGAAAGAAATGGGGAGTATCATGCCTAA
- a CDS encoding YfhO family protein gives MKKGMKLNKESQTRLLLLAALFVSCLFIFRSYLFGDSVLVFDDVGGDTWQQYTMHYASIVNHLRAGNFSLWDFTNGMGTNMFSLSLFDPSLILLYLIGVVLGPAHMLFYLVWLQVLKVLAAGWVFYLFLSEFTYSRQAKFLAAFAYGMNGYLMVWGQHYQFGMVTIYLPLILLFEEKFLRGEKGKGFFPVAVFLSGIYSVYFSYMSLIAAGFYLLFRIAMEEKLSWKQRMGKFFGGCGQMLLGIGMSLAAFLPTAATLMNSSRITSGENGIGALLKACFSRYSIAYYKCLLIRPFSTNLENLQTLGDGKYEGLVNYYEDPVLFCSTLAVLAAVQFVFVLWRSQEKKRVKISLYAACALTVLLVLLPLGGTAFNAFTDPTNRYTYILMVLLLLVTAWMWDYLRAGGRISILALAVTAVLMMRAYMTGYEQSIFKEYRINALILAVTGCVMLLCILCLGFVKNQSPRSLKVRKVATGFLAAALLVNVISEGGITYVDRVVLKKTDAPADQIPEQMEVYAAAAQAEDSEEKSRAVFYKPQTYFTELYRQDLQDALNYLKETDPEFYRVEKDYSSATYTMDSLAQGYRGISTYNSVLNGNLKEFVDVCYPELYYMDQNRYAFWPNAEDNFLAAFTGVRYLLSKSGDLDSSKYELMQQFGGIYLYRNVQEAATARFYVNTISEDSLKELCNEENRETLLENSLALEDGREIEDLSDLEEISDAQKKSSVVLNAPEKDSCITGTVSARADGYVLCMIPYENGWTVSVDGEEVETEKGDLGFLAFPVKEGEHQLTITFHAPGLKAGAGASIVCWIIYFGMLGYGRRRKRKAAVS, from the coding sequence ATGAAAAAGGGTATGAAATTAAATAAAGAATCTCAAACAAGGCTGCTGCTTCTGGCAGCTTTGTTTGTCAGCTGCCTTTTTATTTTTCGAAGTTATCTGTTCGGGGATTCGGTGCTGGTGTTTGATGATGTAGGGGGAGATACCTGGCAGCAGTATACCATGCATTATGCTTCTATTGTGAACCATCTGCGGGCGGGGAATTTTTCCCTGTGGGATTTCACCAATGGAATGGGAACCAATATGTTTTCCCTGAGTCTTTTTGACCCGTCCCTGATCCTTCTGTACCTCATCGGCGTGGTGCTGGGACCGGCACATATGCTGTTCTATCTGGTCTGGCTGCAGGTTCTGAAAGTTCTGGCAGCAGGCTGGGTGTTTTATCTGTTCCTGTCTGAGTTTACATACAGCAGACAGGCGAAATTCCTGGCTGCTTTTGCCTATGGCATGAACGGATATCTGATGGTATGGGGACAGCATTACCAGTTTGGAATGGTAACCATCTATCTGCCGCTGATCCTTCTGTTCGAAGAGAAGTTCCTGAGAGGGGAAAAGGGAAAAGGATTTTTCCCTGTAGCTGTATTTTTAAGCGGGATCTACAGTGTGTATTTCTCCTATATGAGCCTGATCGCAGCAGGATTTTACCTGCTGTTTCGGATCGCCATGGAGGAAAAGTTAAGCTGGAAACAGCGTATGGGTAAATTTTTCGGCGGCTGTGGACAGATGCTTCTGGGGATCGGCATGAGTCTGGCTGCGTTTCTGCCTACAGCAGCGACACTGATGAATTCTTCCAGGATCACTTCCGGAGAAAACGGGATCGGTGCCCTGTTGAAGGCATGTTTTTCCCGCTACAGTATCGCTTATTATAAATGTCTGCTGATCCGTCCTTTCTCCACTAATCTGGAAAACCTTCAGACACTTGGAGACGGGAAATATGAGGGACTGGTGAATTATTACGAGGATCCGGTGTTGTTTTGCTCTACCCTGGCTGTGCTGGCGGCAGTGCAGTTCGTCTTTGTATTATGGAGAAGCCAGGAGAAAAAGCGTGTGAAGATTTCTCTTTATGCAGCCTGTGCCCTGACAGTGCTTCTGGTGCTTCTGCCGCTGGGAGGGACTGCGTTTAATGCCTTTACAGATCCTACCAACCGTTACACTTATATCCTGATGGTGCTGCTATTGCTGGTGACTGCCTGGATGTGGGATTATCTCAGGGCAGGAGGCAGGATCAGTATTCTAGCGCTGGCTGTTACAGCGGTTCTGATGATGAGGGCTTATATGACAGGATATGAGCAGAGCATTTTTAAAGAATACAGGATCAACGCGCTGATCCTGGCAGTCACCGGCTGTGTGATGTTACTCTGCATCCTCTGCCTGGGATTTGTGAAAAATCAGTCCCCGCGCAGTCTTAAAGTGAGAAAGGTGGCAACAGGGTTTCTGGCAGCAGCGCTTCTGGTGAATGTGATATCTGAAGGCGGGATCACCTATGTAGATCGTGTGGTTTTGAAAAAGACAGACGCACCTGCAGATCAGATTCCGGAGCAGATGGAGGTTTATGCAGCGGCTGCCCAGGCAGAAGATTCTGAGGAAAAGAGCAGAGCTGTTTTTTATAAGCCGCAGACCTATTTCACAGAGCTGTACAGACAGGATCTTCAGGATGCACTGAATTATCTGAAAGAGACAGATCCGGAATTTTACAGAGTGGAGAAAGATTATTCTTCTGCAACCTATACCATGGATTCCCTGGCACAGGGATACAGAGGAATCAGCACGTATAATTCCGTATTGAACGGGAATCTGAAAGAATTCGTAGATGTATGTTATCCGGAACTTTATTATATGGATCAGAACCGTTATGCGTTCTGGCCCAATGCAGAGGATAACTTCCTGGCGGCATTTACCGGTGTCCGCTACCTGCTTTCCAAGAGCGGGGATCTGGACAGCAGTAAATATGAGCTGATGCAGCAGTTTGGAGGGATTTACCTGTACAGGAATGTGCAGGAGGCGGCCACTGCCAGATTTTATGTAAATACCATTTCTGAGGATTCACTGAAAGAACTCTGTAATGAAGAAAACAGGGAAACACTTCTGGAGAATTCCCTGGCTCTGGAGGATGGCAGGGAGATAGAAGATCTGTCAGATCTGGAGGAAATTTCAGATGCACAGAAGAAGTCCTCCGTGGTGCTGAATGCACCGGAGAAAGATTCCTGCATTACAGGAACGGTATCTGCCCGGGCAGATGGCTATGTACTGTGCATGATCCCTTATGAAAACGGATGGACTGTTTCCGTGGACGGAGAAGAAGTGGAAACAGAGAAGGGGGATCTGGGATTTCTGGCATTCCCTGTTAAAGAGGGAGAACATCAGCTGACTATTACCTTCCATGCACCAGGCCTGAAAGCCGGTGCCGGAGCGAGCATTGTGTGCTGGATCATTTATTTCGGCATGCTTGGATATGGACGCAGAAGAAAGAGAAAGGCAGCGGTAAGCTGA
- a CDS encoding glycosyltransferase family 2 protein: MPKEIFEVTRERFHLLDRNQYIVQGTWPKEAKMEACLDDRKLKTTVKKVEMVSALERFKDPDLMRGEQITAVLEMPDSLKEFKKLVIYADQPDKRTVWFSISASELEKKRDKPQVYFEEEKVQQGMVRLRGWAIAPTSVEIRIFDENKKPLAAEIQRTDRVDVDQLYEELENPEKTGFFTEVTNVSGKCLYVVFKAGDKKTIKIVPLRKIEVLAKKVDKYAKKGIRYWKSQGGAALAGKIISKVKTASTREIPYQKWITRHLPGKAELEKQRRTKLKYSPKISIVVPLYKTPEKYLRRLVESVQEQTYSNWELCLSDGSGADSPVAGILKQLAASDKRIKVIPHDSALQISENTNSAIEAATGDFIAFADHDDELTPHALFECVKALNDHSGTLVVYSDEDKMSMDGHKFFQPHFKPDYNPDLLCTVNYICHLFVVSRKVIDQVGMLRKEFDGAQDYDFIFRCVEAVKDEEIYHVPKILYHWRCHEDSTAENPESKTYAFEAGRRAVQEHYNRTGIQAKVLDGEFLGLYRTEFIRDHNPLISIIIPNKDHIDDLKRCMDSIDQKSTYQNYEYVIVENNSTDPATFEYYKKLEAENEKVHVVYWDGVFNYSAINNYGASFARGEYFLLLNNDTEIINPNCLEELLGYCMRSDVGAVGARLYYEDDTIQHAGVVIGFGGIAGHCFVLQPRGTTGYCHRIICAQDYSAVTAACMMVKRTAFEEVGGLSEELQVAFNDIDFCMKLRKAGYLIVYNPYAELYHYESKSRGLEDTPEKVARFNREISVFEKRWPDILRNGDPYYNPNLTLKSQDFSLKRI; encoded by the coding sequence ATGCCTAAGGAAATATTTGAAGTAACAAGAGAAAGATTTCATCTGTTAGACCGGAATCAGTATATCGTACAGGGAACCTGGCCGAAAGAAGCGAAGATGGAAGCCTGCCTGGATGACCGGAAGCTGAAGACCACAGTGAAAAAGGTGGAGATGGTCAGTGCACTGGAGCGTTTTAAGGATCCTGATCTTATGCGCGGCGAACAGATCACTGCCGTACTGGAAATGCCGGACAGCCTGAAAGAGTTTAAGAAACTGGTGATCTATGCGGACCAGCCGGATAAAAGAACTGTATGGTTTTCCATTTCCGCCAGTGAGCTGGAGAAGAAAAGAGACAAACCCCAGGTGTATTTCGAGGAGGAAAAAGTTCAGCAGGGAATGGTCCGTTTAAGAGGCTGGGCCATTGCTCCGACTTCTGTGGAGATCCGTATCTTCGATGAGAATAAGAAACCTCTGGCAGCAGAGATCCAGAGAACAGACCGTGTGGATGTAGACCAGCTTTATGAAGAGCTGGAAAACCCTGAGAAAACCGGTTTCTTTACAGAGGTGACCAATGTCTCCGGCAAATGTCTGTATGTGGTTTTCAAAGCAGGAGATAAAAAGACAATAAAGATCGTTCCCCTCAGAAAGATCGAAGTCCTTGCGAAAAAAGTAGATAAATATGCGAAAAAAGGAATCCGCTACTGGAAATCCCAGGGCGGTGCTGCATTGGCAGGAAAGATCATCTCCAAGGTAAAGACTGCCTCTACCAGAGAGATTCCTTATCAGAAGTGGATTACCCGCCATCTTCCGGGAAAAGCAGAGCTGGAGAAACAGAGAAGGACGAAACTGAAATACAGTCCGAAGATCTCCATCGTGGTACCTCTTTATAAAACTCCGGAGAAATATCTCAGAAGACTGGTGGAATCGGTACAGGAACAGACCTACTCCAACTGGGAACTGTGTCTGTCTGACGGAAGCGGCGCAGATTCTCCTGTTGCAGGAATCCTGAAACAGCTGGCTGCCTCAGACAAAAGGATCAAAGTGATCCCTCATGACAGTGCCCTTCAGATCTCAGAGAATACAAACAGCGCCATCGAAGCTGCCACTGGTGATTTTATTGCTTTCGCAGATCATGATGACGAGCTTACTCCTCATGCATTGTTTGAATGTGTGAAGGCACTGAACGATCATTCGGGGACACTGGTGGTTTATTCAGATGAAGACAAGATGTCCATGGACGGACATAAATTCTTCCAGCCGCATTTCAAGCCGGACTATAACCCGGATCTTCTTTGCACAGTAAACTATATCTGTCATTTATTTGTAGTGTCACGTAAGGTCATTGACCAGGTGGGAATGCTGCGTAAAGAATTTGACGGAGCCCAGGATTATGATTTCATTTTCCGTTGTGTGGAAGCTGTGAAGGATGAGGAAATCTATCATGTGCCGAAGATCTTGTATCACTGGCGCTGCCACGAAGATTCCACTGCCGAGAACCCGGAGAGCAAGACGTATGCATTTGAGGCAGGAAGAAGAGCAGTGCAGGAGCACTATAACAGAACCGGCATTCAGGCGAAGGTTCTGGACGGAGAATTCCTGGGACTGTACAGAACAGAATTTATCCGTGATCATAATCCGCTGATCTCCATTATCATTCCCAATAAAGATCATATTGACGATCTGAAACGCTGCATGGACTCCATAGACCAGAAGTCCACGTATCAGAATTATGAATATGTGATCGTGGAGAATAACAGTACAGATCCTGCAACTTTTGAATATTATAAAAAGCTGGAAGCAGAGAATGAGAAAGTTCATGTGGTTTACTGGGATGGAGTATTTAACTATTCTGCCATCAATAATTACGGAGCTTCTTTTGCCAGAGGTGAATATTTCCTGCTCCTGAATAATGATACGGAGATCATCAACCCCAACTGTCTGGAGGAACTGCTGGGATACTGCATGCGAAGTGATGTAGGTGCAGTTGGCGCCAGATTATATTACGAAGACGATACTATCCAGCATGCCGGTGTAGTAATCGGCTTCGGCGGAATTGCCGGACACTGTTTCGTACTTCAGCCCAGAGGAACCACAGGCTACTGCCACAGGATCATCTGTGCCCAGGATTACAGCGCAGTCACTGCAGCCTGCATGATGGTGAAACGTACTGCTTTCGAAGAAGTGGGCGGACTTTCCGAGGAACTGCAGGTAGCCTTTAATGACATTGATTTCTGCATGAAATTAAGAAAAGCAGGATATCTGATCGTATACAATCCATATGCGGAACTGTATCATTACGAATCCAAATCCAGAGGTCTGGAAGATACGCCGGAAAAGGTGGCAAGGTTTAACCGTGAGATATCTGTCTTCGAGAAAAGATGGCCGGATATCCTCAGAAACGGTGATCCTTATTACAATCCGAACCTTACATTGAAGAGCCAGGACTTCTCCCTGAAGCGGATTTAG
- a CDS encoding D-alanyl-D-alanine carboxypeptidase family protein, producing MKKMKRFSAALLALGLGTATLFTQLPVRAAEKTADTAADTAVQTADPSIVTTNGIQGWPQASDISSTAAIVMETSTNTVLYSKNADQALYPASAVKVMTCLMALENSSLDDQVTMTATGVSGVTDGGANISAQLDEVFTMEQCLYAIMVASANDIALQVAEHISGSVEDFVAAMNTRAQELGCTNTVFTNPTGLPDENQHTTAHDMALIMEAAMANDTFRTIAQTTSYTIPATNVSGGDRVLTNNFTMINSSSDSYYEPCIGGKEGYTEASGSTLVCEASKNNMKLVCVVLNGASGVTDDEAIALLNYGFDNFTPLTLPDDDFNRLSGGTVIVPAGTGADALTTEDSSSDGQITRQYYFGGTPVGTAILENVEQQTDDAAATGQKNMEAAQNFSVSHTTAPYYIIGAIGAAFLLFFLFLMIRVIKS from the coding sequence ATGAAAAAAATGAAACGATTCAGCGCGGCTCTTCTGGCGCTGGGACTTGGTACTGCCACTTTATTCACCCAGCTCCCGGTCCGTGCAGCTGAAAAAACAGCAGATACAGCTGCCGACACAGCAGTACAGACAGCAGATCCTTCTATCGTAACTACCAACGGGATCCAAGGATGGCCTCAGGCTTCGGACATTTCTTCCACTGCTGCCATTGTAATGGAAACCTCCACCAATACAGTTCTCTATTCCAAGAACGCAGACCAAGCCTTATATCCTGCCAGTGCAGTAAAGGTTATGACCTGTCTGATGGCTCTGGAGAATTCCAGTCTGGATGACCAGGTCACCATGACCGCTACCGGCGTATCCGGCGTAACAGACGGAGGAGCCAATATCTCCGCACAGCTGGATGAAGTATTCACCATGGAACAGTGTCTCTACGCCATTATGGTCGCATCCGCCAATGATATTGCCCTGCAGGTAGCCGAGCATATCAGCGGTTCTGTAGAGGATTTCGTAGCAGCCATGAATACGCGTGCCCAGGAGCTTGGGTGTACCAATACAGTCTTTACCAATCCTACCGGTCTTCCAGATGAGAATCAGCATACTACCGCACACGATATGGCACTGATCATGGAAGCTGCCATGGCCAACGATACTTTCCGTACCATTGCCCAAACCACTTCCTATACCATCCCTGCCACCAATGTTTCCGGCGGTGACCGTGTACTGACCAATAATTTCACCATGATTAACAGTTCAAGTGACAGCTACTATGAGCCATGTATCGGAGGAAAAGAAGGCTACACAGAAGCATCCGGAAGTACTCTGGTATGTGAAGCTTCCAAGAACAACATGAAGCTGGTATGTGTCGTCTTAAACGGTGCATCCGGCGTGACAGATGACGAGGCTATTGCACTTCTGAATTACGGATTTGATAATTTCACTCCTCTGACACTTCCGGATGATGACTTCAACCGTCTTTCCGGCGGTACAGTGATCGTTCCTGCCGGAACCGGAGCAGATGCCCTTACCACAGAGGACAGTTCTTCAGATGGCCAGATCACCAGACAGTACTATTTCGGAGGTACACCGGTAGGTACTGCAATCCTGGAGAATGTAGAGCAACAGACAGATGACGCTGCAGCAACAGGCCAGAAGAATATGGAAGCAGCCCAGAACTTCTCCGTTTCCCACACAACTGCACCGTACTATATCATCGGAGCTATAGGCGCAGCATTCCTGCTGTTCTTCCTGTTTCTGATGATCCGGGTGATAAAATCATAA
- a CDS encoding glycosyltransferase family 2 protein, with the protein MSKQQSSGRNIQWTRVLKKLSPYTIQKGFRYLKHYGPKEFWIRLHERFEPEEVPYGPWYDAYVPDEKTLEKQRTHQFAYAPQISVAVPAYQTPTEFLKQMIDSLMEQTYSNWELCIANASPDNEEMQRVLADYAARDPRVRFCNLKENLGIAENTNRAFDMAKGEFLGLLDHDDLLAPNALYEIVNILQDHPEADAVYTDEDKVTTELDEHFQPHLKPDFNLDLLRSNNYICHFFVARRSVVEQVGGFRKEFDGAQDYDFIFRCTEEAREVVHVPEILYHWRTHKASTADNPASKMYAFEAGKRAIEAHLERTKTPGTVSHTQDLGFYRVQYPVQGQPLVSVIIPNKDEKETLETCLESLKKHTNYKNFEIIIVENNSTTDEIFQYYKELAKDPQIHLLRWKKEFNYSAINNFGAAHAQGEYLLFLNNDIKVITPEWMDEMLGVCQRPEVGAVGVKLIYPDNTIQHAGCVVGMGGIAGHMFVDMPAERTGYLHKASLLQDMSAVTAACMMMKKEAFDRAGGFTQELAVAFNDVDLCLKVRKAGYLIVYDPYAKLYHMESKTRGAEDSKEKVRRFQTEIEYMRCHWLNILKNGDPYYNKNLSLTKWNYSLKPLPGMETKEKKTAGGDHA; encoded by the coding sequence ATGAGTAAACAGCAATCATCAGGGAGAAACATCCAGTGGACCAGAGTGTTAAAGAAGCTTTCTCCCTATACGATCCAGAAAGGATTCCGATATCTGAAACATTACGGACCGAAGGAATTCTGGATCCGGCTTCATGAGCGCTTCGAGCCGGAAGAGGTACCCTATGGCCCATGGTATGACGCCTATGTACCGGATGAGAAAACACTGGAGAAACAACGGACACATCAGTTTGCCTATGCACCCCAGATCAGTGTGGCAGTTCCTGCTTATCAGACCCCTACAGAGTTTCTGAAACAGATGATAGACAGTCTGATGGAACAGACTTATTCCAACTGGGAGCTCTGCATTGCCAATGCAAGCCCGGATAATGAAGAAATGCAGCGCGTCCTCGCAGATTATGCAGCCAGAGATCCCAGAGTGCGTTTCTGCAATCTGAAAGAGAATCTGGGGATCGCGGAGAACACCAACAGAGCATTTGACATGGCGAAAGGGGAATTCCTGGGACTTCTGGATCATGATGACCTTCTGGCACCCAATGCATTGTATGAGATCGTGAATATCCTGCAGGATCATCCTGAGGCGGACGCTGTCTACACAGACGAGGATAAAGTTACCACAGAGCTGGACGAGCATTTCCAGCCTCATCTGAAACCGGACTTTAATCTGGATCTTCTCCGCTCCAACAATTATATCTGCCATTTCTTCGTGGCGCGCAGATCAGTAGTGGAGCAGGTGGGCGGATTCAGAAAAGAATTCGACGGAGCCCAGGATTATGATTTTATTTTCCGCTGTACAGAAGAAGCCAGAGAAGTGGTGCATGTACCGGAGATCCTCTATCACTGGAGAACACATAAGGCATCCACGGCAGATAACCCGGCAAGCAAGATGTACGCCTTCGAAGCAGGGAAAAGAGCCATCGAAGCACATCTGGAGCGTACGAAGACACCGGGAACTGTGAGCCATACCCAGGATCTTGGCTTTTATCGTGTGCAGTATCCGGTGCAGGGTCAGCCCCTTGTTTCTGTGATCATCCCCAATAAAGATGAGAAAGAGACTTTGGAAACCTGCCTGGAATCTTTGAAAAAACATACGAACTATAAGAATTTTGAGATCATCATCGTAGAGAATAACAGCACAACAGATGAGATTTTCCAGTATTATAAAGAGCTGGCGAAGGATCCGCAGATCCACCTTCTCCGCTGGAAAAAAGAATTCAATTATTCTGCCATCAACAATTTCGGAGCAGCCCATGCGCAAGGAGAATACCTGCTGTTTCTGAACAATGATATCAAGGTGATCACACCGGAGTGGATGGATGAGATGCTTGGCGTGTGCCAGCGCCCGGAAGTAGGAGCTGTAGGCGTGAAGCTGATCTATCCGGACAATACCATCCAACATGCCGGTTGTGTAGTGGGAATGGGCGGTATCGCAGGGCATATGTTTGTAGATATGCCTGCAGAGCGCACCGGTTATCTCCACAAGGCATCCCTTCTTCAGGATATGAGTGCTGTAACAGCAGCCTGTATGATGATGAAGAAAGAAGCCTTTGACAGGGCTGGGGGATTTACCCAGGAGCTTGCAGTGGCATTTAATGACGTGGATCTCTGTCTGAAAGTACGGAAAGCAGGCTATCTGATCGTTTATGATCCCTATGCGAAGCTTTACCATATGGAATCCAAGACAAGAGGGGCAGAGGACAGCAAAGAGAAGGTGCGCCGTTTCCAGACGGAGATCGAATATATGCGCTGCCACTGGCTGAACATCCTGAAGAACGGGGATCCATATTATAACAAAAATCTTTCCCTTACCAAGTGGAACTATTCCCTGAAGCCTCTTCCGGGAATGGAGACGAAAGAGAAAAAGACAGCAGGAGGAGACCATGCCTGA